Genomic segment of Cytobacillus suaedae:
AACAATACAGTTGTTAGAGCTAAAAATTTAATTTTAGAAAACGAAAACTTTCGCATGGTCTTACCTCCTTGTGTCGCTCAAAAAATGGATTGCAGGTCACAATTTCCATTTATTAGTTTTGAAGCACGATGAAAATAATCTTAATATGATTTTTACAAAAAAGCAATAATTAATTAATGGAAGGCTGGTAACATTATATAGATACGTATTTATTTATTCAGAGTCTATTGTATATAGACGAATGAAAAGTAAAAAAGTTTCGTTAGAACTAAAAGTTTAAATTATCTAAAAATTGCAACAAAAGCGCTAGAGCTGGACGCAGTGAAACTTAAGGCTAAGTTATCCACAAGATTACTTATTGATAATTTCCTAGACAACAAAAAAAAGCTTCAACTTGATTGGTATTCCAATTGAGTCGAAGCTACTATTTCATTTGAACTATATGCTTACTTAAGCTAATTTTATAGTAAGTTTGTCTTAGCGAGCCAAGCTCCACCAATTACACCTGCATCGTTTCCTAAAGTTGCAATAGAGATTTTTGCTCCAATTCCTACACGCGGGAACACATATCGTTGAAAATGTTTAGAAACAGATTGAACTAAAACATCTCCAGCTTTCGAAACTCCACCGCCTAATACGATTTTTTCAGGATTTAGACCATTTGCAAGGTTAGCCAGTGCAAGGCCTAAATGAAAGCTAATATAATCAAGAACTTCCTTAGCTAATTCATCTCCAGCATTTACTGCATCAAATACGTGTTTTGAGGTAATGGTTCCATTACGTTCAAATTCTTCTCGTAAAACGCTTGCCCTTGAATCCTTATTTAACTTCTCAATTGTTATTCGAACTACTCCAGTTGCTGAGGCAATTGTTTCAAGACAGCCCGTTTTACCACAGTTACAAGGAGTACCACCTTCAACTATAGAGGTAATATGACCAATTTCTCCAGCAGCACCATTCACACCGTGAACGATATTTCCATTTGCAATGATACCACCGCCAACTCCTGTTCCAAGAGTTACACAGATTAGATCTTTAGACCCTTCACCTGCGCCCTTCCACATTTCACCTATTGCAGCGATGTTCGCATCGTTATCAATAATAGCAGACAGTCCTGTTTCAATCTCTAACTGATCCTTTAACGGAAAGTCCTTCCACCCCAAATTGACTGCTTCATAAACAACACCTGTATCCATATTCACTGGACCAGGTGCTCCCATACCTATTCCTAGTAGTTTATTCTTAGGTAGATTCAATTCTTCAAGCTTTGAATCAATCGCCTTTGCAATGTCCGTTGTAATTTGTGCTTTATTCGTTGGAATCTCCCATTTTTCAATGATTTCTCCGTAGTAACTAACGAAGGCCATTTTTATCGTTGTTCCACCTAGGTCTACCCCTACTAACAACTGATCTTTCATCTTATCTCATCCTTTATTTAAGATTTTTTTGTGGTTAATTCTTAATTTACTTTTCAGATTCCTTTGCCATTTCCTGGCGAAGTAATAAGATCGCCCTTTGAAACTGTTTTATATCGATCATGTTTGATTGATAAAGCTCCCTTACCTCATCTTCCATCAGTTCTAAGTCCGCTATTCTGTCACCGAGATAAATATATGTACCATAAGTCTTAAGTAGATGTCTAACATCAAAAATGCTGTTCATATTTTCGCCTCTTAAGTCGAGTTTCTTCCTATTAATATGTACTTTTCTGAGAATTTAAAATTCTGCTCACAATGAGCTTCTTCCTAAAAGTTGGTGTATTTTATTTTTACTCTTCCCATTTAGAGTATTAAAAAATAGAAGGATGTGCAAGCGTGGATGAAAAAAAATAAAGAGTGCCTAGTAGACACTCTTTATCGATCTGGATCTTCAGGATGTAATACGGGTGGTCTCTTATTTTTCAAAGGGATTGGTGATCTGAATAAAACAGATCGAAATGCCCGATATGAAAACGGAATAAACGGCCAAAAGTATGGAACATTAAAGGATTTCATTCTTGATAACAGAATAATCCAGAGAGTAACAGCAATAACAAATCCAACCACATTAAAAGCAGCCGCTGCAATTAGGAAGATAATTCTAACGATTCGATTTGCTAAACTTAGTTCATAACTAGGTGTGGCAAATGTCCCAATGGCCACAACCGCAAAGTAAAGCACTACTTCATTTGTGAACAAACCAACTTCTACCGCCACTTGACCAATTAATAAGGCTGCCACTAGCCCTAATGCTGTTGCAAGAGACGTCGGTGTATGCACAGCTGCCATCCGGAGCATATCGAGTCCTATCTCAATTAATATAAATTGGACAAATAATGGAATTTCTCCCACTTCATTTGGACCAATAAAACCTAAATTCTCCGGCAAAAGCTCTGGGTTTACAGATAATAAGTACCAGATTGGCAGCAAGAAGAGTGAAGCCCAAACTGCTATATAACGAACAATCCGTAAGTACGCACCAACTACTGGTTTGTTACGATATTCCTCTGCATGCTGTAGATGATGCCAAAAGGTAGTAGGCGTGATGAGAACACTTGGTGATCCATCAACTATGATGATAACGTGTCCTTCGTATAGGTGTGCAGCTGCTGTGTCTGGTCTTTCTGTATAACGTACAACTGGATAAGGATTCCAATGTCTACCTGAAATAAATTCCTCAATTGTTTTCTCTGCCATTGGTAATCCGTCTGTATCAATTTTATCAATAGATTTTTTAACTTCATTTACGTGATCTGGATCTGCAATATCCTCTATGTAACAAACGACTATGTCTGTTTTTGACCGTCTTCCCACTTGCATATATTCCATTCGAAGAGAACGATCTCTTATTCGTCTTCTTGTTAAAGCTGTATTAAATACTATTGTTTCAACAAATCCATCTCTTGAACCTCGAACCACTCTTTCAGTGTCAGGTTCTTGTGGTCCCCTTACGGGATAAGTTCTTGCATCTATAATAATCGCTTGATCTATTCCCTCAACAAGTAAGACAGTAGGTCCTGCTAATACAGAGTCAACAACTTTATCTAAATCATTTACTTTTTCAACTTCAACGTATGGAATATATGTTTTTATCAATTTATCAAGTGCATCTTCTTTTAGCGCATTTTCATCAAGATTCGCCAAAAATCTCATTAACAAATGAAGAATATCGTCTTTTGCAAATCCATCAATCAAGAACATTGACATGTTCCTACCAGCATATTTTAAATCTAACTGAATCACATCAAAGCTTTTGTCGACACCAAGCCTATCTTTTAAATAGGAAGTATTTTCTTGTAAGTTTGATGTCACTGGATGTTTGGGTTGCTCAGCTTTCAATTTTACCACTCCTATCAAATCGCAAGAAAGAGGCGCACTTTTCTCACGCTAAACAATTGTACGTAGTTCCTTCACGTCCATCTTTGACTTAATTATGGAAATACATACATGGAATGGTAAAGATTGCATAATATTAATTAGAAAAACTCAAAAATTGTTATACTGATATTATTTCTCGGGCAATTCTCACCTATTTAAGCACTAAATTAAAAAAGTGGCATGAAAATGACTACTCATTATTAAATGAGTAACACCATCACAACCACTTTACATTCTAAATCCTATGATAAGTAGAGAGACCGTTAGCAACACAGTTACAGTAAAATAAATAACACTATTTTTATATAACTTCCTTCCCGGTAGCGAAACAATCCCAGAAGCTAAAAAGCCACCTATCAAACCACCAATATGTCCTGCATTATCTATGCCAGGCACGATAAATCCAAAGGCTAAATTAATGAGAATTATCGTAATAATATTGGTACCCATTGTCCGGAAAAACAGTTTTGGATAGGACAATCCGAAGAATAGTAATGCTCCAAATAGTCCAAATATAGCACCAGAGGCACCTGCTGATACGGATGAACTAAATAAAAAACTCCCCAAACTTCCTGCAAATCCGGCAAAAATATACAAAATCAAAAAACGAGTTCTACCAAAAATACGCTCAACTGCACTTCCGAGAAAATAAAGGGCAAGTGTGTTCATTAATAAATGAAAGATACCTATATGTAAAATTATAGGGGTGAAAAACCTCCACCATTCTCCATTTAATATTAAGGTATTTTCTTTTGCACCAAATGCTAATAGTGTATCTATGTTTGTACTTCCTCCACGTAGTTCAAGAAGTAAAAACATTAGTACCTGGAGCGCAATAAAAACATATGTAAAGAATGGTTTACTATATTGAAAAATCCGTTGTTCATTTTTTATTCTTCGTTGCGTTTCCTTTAGAACTTCCCTTCTTAATTCTTCTATGCCACTAGTATCAATTAAAGGACCAGGGGTATCCTTGAAGTCTTCAATTGAAAAATCTGCTAAAAGTTGTAACCGACTGTCTTCTTTTGCTATATCTGCATGAAGAACGAAGGTTTTCATATTTATGTGTGTTCGATTTTCTTTGATATGTAAAGGTTCTTCAAGTCTATGCTGCCAATCATCAACAGGTGGGTAGGTTGACACATATATATTAGCCACATCTAGCTTTTTGAAACCAAGTCGCTTGCTAATATTTCTCACTTTTTGCAAGGTGGTCTCCATGTCTCTTTGCATCCAATTTCCCCAGTCAAGATCATAACGTAATATACGAACTAACTTAGGCAACTCTCGCTCAGAGGATTCAAGCCATATTTCTTGTGCATTTGTTGATATCTGTAAGATTCGATATTCCTTTTCTAGCACTAACGTTCTAGTTAGCTTCCAAAAAGTATAATCTTGTCGAAAAACCATTAGCATCCCCCTAACCTTTTACCTAAGTACTAAATATAGTAGATAATTCAGAAACACTTCTAACCTCTATCCCGATACTCTTTCGCACCCTAGGTGTTTCATTTCGTGTATTAAAATAAATGGCATCCCAGTTTGCGTTATTCGCCCCTTCTATATCAAGTTCCCAAGAATCACCTACATACACACACCGTTCACTATTCGTACCGAGTCTTTCTTTTGCAATTGCAAATATTTCAGGAGAAGGCTTTGCAACTTTAACTGCATCTGAGATGATAATACTCTCAAAAAAGAAATGGAGCCCTGCCTTCTTAAGCTTGTTATATTGTATTTCACTATTACCATTAGTTATGATTCCTAGTTTACTACCTCGAGTTTTTAAGGTTTCTAACAGAGTTTCTATTCCTTTAAATGGGACTACAAAATGAGCAACATGCTGATGAAATAATTCTTGCAGTCGGTCAGCTTGCTGAAAGGTAGCTCGATGCCCGAGTTCCTCCATGGATGAAATGAACCTTGCTCTTCTGTATTCTTTTCTACTCATTGACTTTTGAGAATACGCATGCCAGTATTCATCACAATATTTTTTAAAGATTGGAAACCATTGTGTGATAGATATTTCCTGCTTGCTTTTGTTTTCATCTAATAACAAAGCAAAGCAGTATTCCATTGTTCTTTCAAATGTTTTTTCATAATTGATGATTGTGTTATCTAGGTCAAAACAAATGATATCCCAATTCATTCTTTTCCCTTCTCTAATAAAAAATTTGGCTTTCGATTAAAGAGAGCAGTTCATCTTTAGTCGAAAGCCTTTGTTGGAGTTTTAGTATCGAAATGCCTGTCTCATAAAGCGGTCTCGTAAGAAAGGAATGTTCATGGCGAATGAGACAAAATATCTGCGTATGGATGGATTACCAAGTAAGCCATTCATTATTTTATAGCGATAACGGTAAAAAGCATATACTCCACCAAGTACAACAAAAAGTCTTGTAATACCATTAAACATCGTATATCCCTCCTCACCTTACTTTTTGAAGTTTCTCCGATTTTTATACTGGAGGAAGGCTGGTAAAACTTTAGGAGATGAAGGGAAAATAAAAACTTATCTTATAAGTAGTATTGAGATAAGACCAGCACTGATGGCTGAAAATAAAATTGACAAGAAATTAACAAGATCATTGTTTATGGCTAAGAATCCTTTATGATGAACAGTTTTGTTCTTACAGTGAATTGTCTTTTCTGTTTCAATATTACATATCGTACATTTGAAACCAACCTGAACAATTGCCCCTAGAATTGTATCCATTATATTACCAGCAAAACCAACAAAAACTAAAAATATTATTATGTATATTGAAAGGTCCCAGTATAGGTATGACAAGAAACATATAAAAATGGAACCAAACAAAGCAGCGATTGTTCCTAAGTTAGAAACCGCACCAGATGTACCAGGATCTACTTGCTTAAAGCTAGTAATTAAATATGGCCTTTTTTTACTTATTGACCCGATTTCAGACGCCCAGGTATCTGCATTGGCTGCAGCAATTGAAGCAATAAATGCCGATAACATAGTTGGTGAAGGAAATATGGCCATTGCTATTCCTAGAATGGCAGGTACACCCCCATTGGCTATCACTTGAACACTATCCCGCTGCTCTCCTTTTTCAATCTTGCCTGATAAATGTTTTTCTTTAAAGTCACTTTTATATTTACTCCAAAGACTTGAGCTTGCAAAAAAAGCACCTAATAGCATCAATCCGCCATACCCAAAGCCTATTGCAACAGAAAGCCCCACGAAAATAGTTGCAATACCACCTGAAAAAGTTAAAGATTTTAGCTTATATCCAATAACTGCAACTAGAACACAAAGTGTAAAGGGCAGAATGATCTCACTCATGGCAGTTTATTACCCCGTGAGTACTAACAATTTTTTGGACAGGTAAATCAAATGGCTCAATTGGTAGATCATCGATGAACTGACCTGGAAAAGCTAAGGACATTGTTGTCCCTTTATACGAAGCTAAGTATCGGTCATAGTAACCACCACCATGACCAAGTCGAAAGCCTTTAATAGTAAAGAATAACCCTGGTACAAATAGCAATTGAATCTCATTTTGTGATACTTCTTTTGTAATATCTATAATAGGTTCCTTAAGGCCAAAATAGACAACCTCTAATTGGTCAAAGGAGGTTATTTCATGAAATGTCATAGTCTTAGTAGTTGGGTGGCACTTTGGAACGACAACCCTCTTATTTGACCGCCAAGCTTCTTTAATTAGGTCTGTAGTATTCGGTTCGATTTCTCCAGAGATTGTGATTCCTATGGTTTTCGACTGAATCCACTCATCCATTTTTACTACATTTTCTGTAATCTCAGCTGATAACCTTGAACGAGACTGTTCAGATAGTGATAAAAGCTCATGTTTAATTTCCGCACGAAGTTGTTTTTTCGTTTTCAACAACTACACCCCCTGACTGTATCTAAAATAATTTTATCATAATTAACTAAAGATGAAGGACATGAAGTTTGGGAAATTTTATAATTTGTGGCATCGGACTGATTGCTCTACTGCATTGAACCTGTCCGTATCACCTCTTGATTCGGACTTGTTTGGATTAGGTTAAACTGAACCTTATCATAAATAAAAGAGGTTTTGACCAGAAAACTCTCCTTAAGGATGGGAGAGGCTAGAAAAAAAAAATAGGAATGGTATTGCCGAAAGATATATTAAATGAATTGACAATTGTTAGAAACCTATTAAACTAAAGTTAATTCTTTCCGCATGTTTTTACATATTATTTCTTTATCTTTGCTAATCCGCGATTATTATTTACGTTTGCAATTCTCCAATTGAAGTAATATTAGTTACTCCTCCTTTTTACGATATTATCTGCTACTTGTTAATTTTCATAGTTTTTCAAAAAACTGTCTAAAAATCAAATTGAACCAATAATGGAGATGATTCATTGGAATTATTAAATGTTTATGTTGTGAATGTTCTATTAGATAGGAGAGGGATGTATGGGATTTGAAGAAGAATATCAGGCCTTTTTGAATACTCACTTACAGGCAAGAACCGGTGAGCGGTTGCGGCGCCTACAAGAAGGTCACAAACAGGCTGAAATGTTGTTTTTAAAACAAGTGTGGTGGCCATTATTTTATCAATTCAATTATCTTCATCCTGAATATGAAGTCGATGATTTCAAGGATAGCAAGAGGTATTTAGATTTTGCTTATATTCGTCCCGGCATTCGGATTTGCATAGAGGTAGACGGGTATGGTCCTCACCTAAAGAACATCAGTAGATGGCAATTTTCCGACAACCTAGAACGACAAAACCAACTGGTGATTGATAGATGGACCGTGATCCGTTTTTCTTTTGACCAAGTAAAAGAGAACCCCCGTAGATGCCAACAGGTTGTACAGCAAGTGATAGGTCGATGGCTCGGTGATGAGCTAGATCAGGCATCTCTGTCTTTACTTGAAAAGGAAGTACTTAGGCTTGTGATTCGAAAAGGAAAAGACATATCTCCTACAGAAGTAGAGAATTATTTAAAACTAAGTGACAAGACGGTAAAAAAAGTACTTACTCAACTAGTCGAAAAAAAGATGCTATTGCCTGCATCTGGAACAAAGAGGATTCGCTCTTATAGGTTAGGGGATCAGGTTAATGACCCGGTTTGATTAATAGACGGAAGAATTCCGCTTAATTAGCATTTTTAATAAAAAATAGCCCAAATAGACGGAGAAATTCCGCTTATTGACTCAAAAAACGTGAAAATGTGGTAGTTTGCTTTGAATAACCGGAAAATCTCCCCTTATTTACCTCGAAACGAGTTCCATTCTGTATTTAGCCGGAAAATCTCCGCTTATTTATCTTTATGGGTCAGCAATCAAAAGGAGAAATAAGCACCTCACTTTAATGCGTATTTCACTTCTCGATTCCGCCACGTCTGACCAACCCTACCAGAACCTATCTAAATATACTCTCAAAACGGATTCGTTACTCAAAACACCAACTTCGAACAACAAAAAAAAACAGTAGGAAATAAATTCCTACTGCTTACTTTGTTTCGCGGTGAAGAGTTACCTTTTTCAATCTTGGGCTGTATTTTTTCATCTCAAGACGATCTGGGTTATTACGCTTATTTTTAGTTGTAATATAGTTACGATCACCAGTTTCTGTGCAAGCTAAAGTGATTTTAACACGCATCGTTATATCCCTCCAAACACATGTAAATTGAACTCATCTATATAGATGATTTTTAGATTGGATTTGAACTTATCTACCCTCCGAATCCAGAAGAACCTTATTAAAAGTTCATTCTGAGAGCTCGGACAATCGAAAGCTTCAATCAGACTTAATTATCATATCATTTTTCTTGTCGAAATGCCAGTTTATTTTTTTCTACATGATAATTACTTTACATTTATTTTCTAGGACTCATTCGTAATGCTGAAAACTTAGACTTATTCATACGAATTTTATATTTTTTTCGAGTCAGCCTTCTTCTTACTAACCCATATGTAGGTGAGTTTCCTACCACTTTTATTTTCACCTTATTTTCTTGTAAGTCAAGCTCAGTTTGCCTATAACGTTCATAACATCCTATATCAGACCAATATCCCTTACATAGAAATCCATACAAACCCTCTTTATTCTCAATCAACTTCGGAAATAGGTCTCGGCTAAAATCATAAAATGACCCACTAGACCAATAAGAAAATACTTCAGGGTTTACAATATAAATCCCTGTATTAACCTTGTCATTATAGACATCTTCCCAATCACTCGGCTTCTCAACAAACCGATGTACTTTTCCTTTTTCATCTGTCTCTACTAAACCATACTGTAAAGGGTTTTCTACCTCTGTTAGTAAAATTGTTAGTAGCGCATCTTTTTCTAGATGATAGTGGATTGCTTCAGTTAAATTAAAGTCCGTTAGAATGTCACCACTGACCACAATAAAGGGTTCATTTAAGAAACCTTTAGCATTTAGTAAACCACCAGCTGTCCCGAGCGGCTGATTTTCATGAAAGTAGGATAATGATACACCAAATTTACTTCCATCACCAAAGTAATCCTTTATCGATTTACTTAAGTAGTGGGTTGTTACCGCAATACTCGTAATTCCATGTTGTTTTAATAAATCAATGCTGTATTCCATCACAGGCTTATTTAAAAGAGGCACCATGGGCTTTGGTAGACTATTTGTTAAAGGTCGTAATCTATTACCTCTCCCACCGGCGATAATGACACCCTTCATGTATCTTTACCCCCTACTTAATTGATGATGATAAAAGTAATTCCTTATATAGTCTACTTGTGTCATCAGCAATTTTATGCCAGCCAAACATTGATTTAACTATTTCTTTTGCAGTTAGCCCTAATCTTTGTGCAATTTCTTCATTATCCAAAAGATAAAGGATCTTATCAGTTAAGTCATTTACATCTCCCGGTCTTATTTTCATTCCCGATACATGGTCTTCTATGATACTTGAGAGTCCGCCTGTATCGGACACAATCGTTGGTTTTCCATTAATCATTCCTTCCAAAGCAACAATTCCAAAGGGCTCGTATATACTTGGAAATAATGCGATATCACACTTCTGATATAGTGCGTTTCGTTCATGATCATTTATAAAGCCGATAAATTTTATATACTGATTAAGGCCTCGTTCGTTGATAATGTTTTGATAATGTTTTAAGAGCGGACCTTCTCCTGCAATCAAAAACAATGCTGATGGGTAACGTTTTATAATATGAGGCGCAGCATCAATGATCATAAAGAATCCTTTTTCATTGACGATTCTTCCGATAGAAAAAATTAGTTGACTATACTGTCTGCCAATACGATCTGTTAAATTTGTTGTTTCAACAATCTTTTCAAATTGGATAGGGTCAACCCCATTTGGAACAACATCGATTTTTTGATGACTTTGCAAAAAGATTGATTCTACCTCATTTTTCATATACTCACTACAAACAATAACACGGTCAGCTTCCTCTATAAGTCTTTGCTCTTTTTCATGTATTAAATGATTTGTTTGGGTATAGAGGCCGTTGTATCGTCCCCACTCAGTAGCATGAATGGTAACCATGAGGGGTTTTCTTCGGATTGTTTTTAGGGACAAAGATGCCTCACCAACAAGCCAGTCATGTGCATGAATCAAATGTATAGGAAATTGATCCATAATCTCAAGAGCCTTAACGGCCAACTTAATATTTAGTTCACGTACCCACTTTAGAAAATGTGTGGAATTATAATCCCCTATACATACACGGTGTACATGGACCCCTTCGATTACTTCATATTGTGGTGCAGAATATAGAGTCGTTGTTAGTACATGTATAGAAAGTCCTTTATGGACTAAGTGTCTTGAAAGATCATAAACGTGCCGTGCGAGTCCACCAACAATATGTGGGGGAAACTCCCAGCTTAGCATTAATATTGCTAGTGATTCATTTTCTGTTGGTTGTCGTTGATGTATTTTCAGTTCTTTTAAAACAAGGTCAAAGGAACGAAGTGCTTGTACTTCTTCATCGGTTAAACATTCTTCACTAGAATAAGAAGTATATGTACTAAAATTTTCTTGCCAGGTACTATTTTGTTTTTTCAAGCTTCCACCCCATAATTAAACGCATTATTATCTTTAAGTATACCCTTTAACAATAATGTTTCAACATTCAGAAATTGTCGATATTTAGCTAAATATGGTATAAATGTACTTAGATATTTTATTGAGGTGAAAAGATGGAATATATGATTATAGGATTATTGATATTTGCTACACTGCTTTTACTACTATCCTTTTTTCGAAAAGATAAACTAAACGAAATTGAAGAGCAGGTAGATCAGCTTTCTTTAACACTTATGCACGAAACGTATCAATTGAAAAAGAAGATGAAGATTCTTGAAGAGGAACTGTTGATTAATGACCAGGAGATTCCTAAACCTATAACACCTATTCCAGATGATGAGAATGAGAATGAGAATGAAAATGAATACATTCTCTCTCAGGTCAAAAAGGGGATACCATTAGAACAGATTGCAAAGGAATCAGGACTTCATACGGAAGAGGTCCGTTTGTTAGCAGATCGAGCAAAAAGGCAGAGTAGGGGCTTATGACAAATAGCATGCTACGTGGTATTGCAGTGGGAATTATTTTAGCAACCATTCTATTATCTGCCGTCTATTTCTTAACACCTAAACACGTAAATAAGGTAACCAAAGAAGACGTAGAACAGTATCTTTCTAAAAATAATTTAGTGGCAATACCCCAACAAGAGTATGAAGATCTTCAAACAGATGATACTAGCGCTAACAAGGATGACTCTCCTAAATCTGAATCTGAGGAAAAAGAAGAGCCAAAAGAAGTTGAAGAAGAAGAAGTACCAATACAACAATTTACATTAACCATCGTTTCTGGAATGAACAGTCTAGAGATTGCGAACATATTAGAAGGAAAACGAATTATTTCTAATGGAAAAGAGTTTAATGAATATCTGACTGAAAATGAATTAAACACGTTGATTCAAATCGGAACCTATGACTTAAGTAGTGACATGAACTATGAAACAATAGCAGACATAATCACAAAGTAAAAAATCTCAAGCTTGTAAAGGCTTGAGATTTTTTATTTACGTATTTAAATCGTACTGTTTTGCTCTTACCATGAAAATAATGTGTTCTGACATGTTGGTTGTATGATCTGCAATACGCTCGATATAGCGACAAACAAAGGCTAGTTGCGTTATTTGGTTGATGGACTGTGGATTCTTCGTCATCAATTCTAATAGCTCTTGAGTTAACTTACCATATAAAGCATCCACGGCATCATCGGAAGCTGCCGTTTCTCTTGCTAAAACTGGATCTTCATTGATATAGGCTTCAACAACCTTTGACAGCATGTCTAAAGCCATACTGGCCATTTTGGGAATCTCAACAATTGGTTTAATTAATGGCCCGTTACCAATATGAAGAATAGATTTAGAAATATTTACTGCTAGGTCCCCAATTCTCTCAACATCATTAGAGAATTTTAAAGCAGCGATAATTTTACGTAAGTCAGTTGCAACAGGTTGTTGCTGTGCAATTAATTGAACAACAAGATTATTGATTTTCTCATCTAGTTGATTAATTTTTGCATCTTCCTCAATAATTTGCTTTGCTTTTTCAAAATCTAATTCAGCCAGTGCTTTAATAGAATCTTCAACTGACTTTCTTGCAAGGGAAGACATTTCAAGTAAGCTATCTTTAAGCTTTGTTAAATCTTTGTCAAAAGAACTTCTAATTGCCATCTTACCAAACACCTCTTTTTTTGTATGGTTATTCTACACAGGGTGCACTTAGCACAAAAAGTGTGCCAAGAATTATCCAAATCTTCCTGTTATATAATCTTCGGTGCGTTTATCGTCTGGGTTTGAGAAGATTTTTTCAGTGTCATTAAATTCAACAACCTCACCCGTTAGGAAGAAAGCTGTTTTATC
This window contains:
- a CDS encoding ROK family glucokinase, producing the protein MKDQLLVGVDLGGTTIKMAFVSYYGEIIEKWEIPTNKAQITTDIAKAIDSKLEELNLPKNKLLGIGMGAPGPVNMDTGVVYEAVNLGWKDFPLKDQLEIETGLSAIIDNDANIAAIGEMWKGAGEGSKDLICVTLGTGVGGGIIANGNIVHGVNGAAGEIGHITSIVEGGTPCNCGKTGCLETIASATGVVRITIEKLNKDSRASVLREEFERNGTITSKHVFDAVNAGDELAKEVLDYISFHLGLALANLANGLNPEKIVLGGGVSKAGDVLVQSVSKHFQRYVFPRVGIGAKISIATLGNDAGVIGGAWLAKTNLL
- a CDS encoding YqgQ family protein, with the translated sequence MNSIFDVRHLLKTYGTYIYLGDRIADLELMEDEVRELYQSNMIDIKQFQRAILLLRQEMAKESEK
- a CDS encoding spore germination protein, translating into MKAEQPKHPVTSNLQENTSYLKDRLGVDKSFDVIQLDLKYAGRNMSMFLIDGFAKDDILHLLMRFLANLDENALKEDALDKLIKTYIPYVEVEKVNDLDKVVDSVLAGPTVLLVEGIDQAIIIDARTYPVRGPQEPDTERVVRGSRDGFVETIVFNTALTRRRIRDRSLRMEYMQVGRRSKTDIVVCYIEDIADPDHVNEVKKSIDKIDTDGLPMAEKTIEEFISGRHWNPYPVVRYTERPDTAAAHLYEGHVIIIVDGSPSVLITPTTFWHHLQHAEEYRNKPVVGAYLRIVRYIAVWASLFLLPIWYLLSVNPELLPENLGFIGPNEVGEIPLFVQFILIEIGLDMLRMAAVHTPTSLATALGLVAALLIGQVAVEVGLFTNEVVLYFAVVAIGTFATPSYELSLANRIVRIIFLIAAAAFNVVGFVIAVTLWIILLSRMKSFNVPYFWPFIPFSYRAFRSVLFRSPIPLKNKRPPVLHPEDPDR
- a CDS encoding rhomboid family intramembrane serine protease gives rise to the protein MVFRQDYTFWKLTRTLVLEKEYRILQISTNAQEIWLESSERELPKLVRILRYDLDWGNWMQRDMETTLQKVRNISKRLGFKKLDVANIYVSTYPPVDDWQHRLEEPLHIKENRTHINMKTFVLHADIAKEDSRLQLLADFSIEDFKDTPGPLIDTSGIEELRREVLKETQRRIKNEQRIFQYSKPFFTYVFIALQVLMFLLLELRGGSTNIDTLLAFGAKENTLILNGEWWRFFTPIILHIGIFHLLMNTLALYFLGSAVERIFGRTRFLILYIFAGFAGSLGSFLFSSSVSAGASGAIFGLFGALLFFGLSYPKLFFRTMGTNIITIILINLAFGFIVPGIDNAGHIGGLIGGFLASGIVSLPGRKLYKNSVIYFTVTVLLTVSLLIIGFRM
- a CDS encoding HAD family hydrolase; amino-acid sequence: MNWDIICFDLDNTIINYEKTFERTMEYCFALLLDENKSKQEISITQWFPIFKKYCDEYWHAYSQKSMSRKEYRRARFISSMEELGHRATFQQADRLQELFHQHVAHFVVPFKGIETLLETLKTRGSKLGIITNGNSEIQYNKLKKAGLHFFFESIIISDAVKVAKPSPEIFAIAKERLGTNSERCVYVGDSWELDIEGANNANWDAIYFNTRNETPRVRKSIGIEVRSVSELSTIFST
- a CDS encoding DUF92 domain-containing protein, giving the protein MSEIILPFTLCVLVAVIGYKLKSLTFSGGIATIFVGLSVAIGFGYGGLMLLGAFFASSSLWSKYKSDFKEKHLSGKIEKGEQRDSVQVIANGGVPAILGIAMAIFPSPTMLSAFIASIAAANADTWASEIGSISKKRPYLITSFKQVDPGTSGAVSNLGTIAALFGSIFICFLSYLYWDLSIYIIIFLVFVGFAGNIMDTILGAIVQVGFKCTICNIETEKTIHCKNKTVHHKGFLAINNDLVNFLSILFSAISAGLISILLIR
- a CDS encoding 5-formyltetrahydrofolate cyclo-ligase encodes the protein MLKTKKQLRAEIKHELLSLSEQSRSRLSAEITENVVKMDEWIQSKTIGITISGEIEPNTTDLIKEAWRSNKRVVVPKCHPTTKTMTFHEITSFDQLEVVYFGLKEPIIDITKEVSQNEIQLLFVPGLFFTIKGFRLGHGGGYYDRYLASYKGTTMSLAFPGQFIDDLPIEPFDLPVQKIVSTHGVINCHE
- a CDS encoding DNA-binding response regulator, which produces MGFEEEYQAFLNTHLQARTGERLRRLQEGHKQAEMLFLKQVWWPLFYQFNYLHPEYEVDDFKDSKRYLDFAYIRPGIRICIEVDGYGPHLKNISRWQFSDNLERQNQLVIDRWTVIRFSFDQVKENPRRCQQVVQQVIGRWLGDELDQASLSLLEKEVLRLVIRKGKDISPTEVENYLKLSDKTVKKVLTQLVEKKMLLPASGTKRIRSYRLGDQVNDPV
- the rpmG gene encoding 50S ribosomal protein L33, which translates into the protein MRVKITLACTETGDRNYITTKNKRNNPDRLEMKKYSPRLKKVTLHRETK